Proteins encoded within one genomic window of Raineyella fluvialis:
- a CDS encoding bifunctional 4-hydroxy-2-oxoglutarate aldolase/2-dehydro-3-deoxy-phosphogluconate aldolase — MLTKWDSWSAIVQTGALLIVRLPSADEALEVAHAAIKGGIRALEITLSVPNALGIISELSQRYACDGVLVGAGTVLDAQSAYSCIQAGARLLVSPNLNPEMLKVANRYQALSISGAFTPTEITDTMEAGADIVKLFPTALGGPAYVKTVREPLPWAPILPAGGADAANVHEWFDAGSVAVGVGSAITKAARVDGDYQRVTCAAEEFLRAVAAARSTA, encoded by the coding sequence ATGTTAACCAAGTGGGATTCATGGAGCGCCATCGTGCAGACCGGTGCCCTCCTTATTGTGCGTCTGCCCAGCGCCGACGAAGCGCTTGAGGTGGCTCATGCAGCCATCAAGGGGGGCATCCGTGCCCTCGAGATCACCCTGTCCGTGCCGAACGCGCTGGGCATCATCAGCGAGCTCAGCCAGCGATATGCCTGTGACGGTGTGCTGGTCGGTGCCGGGACCGTACTCGACGCGCAGTCCGCATACTCCTGTATCCAGGCCGGGGCGCGTCTGCTGGTGAGCCCCAACCTCAACCCGGAGATGCTCAAGGTCGCCAACCGCTACCAGGCGCTGAGCATCAGTGGTGCCTTCACCCCGACCGAGATCACCGACACCATGGAGGCCGGCGCCGACATCGTGAAGCTGTTCCCGACCGCTCTGGGTGGCCCGGCGTACGTGAAGACCGTCCGCGAACCCCTTCCCTGGGCGCCGATCCTCCCCGCTGGTGGTGCGGACGCCGCCAACGTTCACGAGTGGTTCGATGCCGGGTCGGTCGCGGTCGGTGTCGGCAGCGCCATCACCAAGGCAGCACGCGTCGACGGCGACTACCAGCGGGTCACCTGCGCAGCCGAAGAATTCCTCAGGGCCGTGGCTGCCGCCCGATCGACCGCCTAG
- a CDS encoding DeoR/GlpR family DNA-binding transcription regulator has protein sequence MSGSMIPEQRQQELLRLLQDAGVLSTRSLTDTLNVSHMTIRRDIAALEAEGRVVAVQGGVRLAERTPREPPRERSTRSTLEMPSKQAIAAAAASHVDDGMVVFLDAGTTCEAVVPHLADRTGITVVTNDFHTVEALGPYRHIDAIHTGGVIDRDRSSSNGPLAAATVRSLAIDLYLMSTGTWDAEFGVTVPVADTALLKKAALEASARSLLLADSTKFGAFERYRVTPLATLDGVITDDGLSAEEQESVTSRGVQLYTVHPSSSS, from the coding sequence GTGAGCGGATCGATGATCCCTGAGCAGCGTCAACAGGAGCTGCTGCGTCTACTCCAGGACGCGGGCGTCCTCAGCACCCGGAGCCTGACCGACACGCTCAACGTCTCGCACATGACGATCCGCCGCGACATCGCCGCCCTCGAGGCCGAGGGACGTGTCGTCGCCGTCCAGGGTGGGGTGCGGCTTGCGGAGCGTACGCCCCGTGAACCACCCCGCGAACGCTCCACCCGCAGCACCCTCGAGATGCCCAGCAAGCAGGCGATCGCGGCCGCCGCCGCCAGCCACGTCGACGACGGCATGGTGGTCTTCCTCGACGCCGGCACGACCTGCGAGGCCGTTGTTCCTCACCTCGCGGACCGTACGGGCATCACGGTGGTCACCAACGACTTCCACACCGTGGAGGCACTCGGTCCATACCGCCACATCGACGCGATCCACACCGGTGGCGTCATCGACCGCGACCGTTCGTCCAGCAATGGTCCGCTCGCTGCGGCGACAGTACGCAGCCTGGCAATCGACCTCTATCTGATGAGCACCGGTACCTGGGACGCGGAGTTCGGCGTCACGGTCCCCGTCGCCGACACCGCCTTGCTCAAGAAGGCGGCGCTCGAGGCGTCGGCGAGGTCCCTCCTCCTCGCCGACAGCACGAAGTTCGGCGCCTTCGAGCGCTACCGTGTCACTCCCCTGGCAACGCTGGACGGCGTGATCACTGACGACGGGCTGTCGGCCGAGGAGCAGGAATCCGTCACCTCTCGCGGCGTCCAGCTCTACACCGTCCATCCGAGCAGCAGCAGCTGA
- a CDS encoding cupin domain-containing protein has protein sequence MANPNVHDMARNLTEKAASEDAGRASHTLYGGHDKALRQTLIVLQEGQELAAHESPGEATLLVLEGRVRVSAGDGEWEGADGDLVPMPPSRHSVAALSDVVMLLTVVK, from the coding sequence ATGGCCAACCCGAATGTGCACGACATGGCGCGCAACCTCACCGAGAAGGCCGCGAGCGAGGACGCCGGCCGGGCCAGCCACACCCTCTACGGCGGCCACGACAAGGCCCTGCGGCAGACGTTGATCGTTCTGCAGGAGGGCCAGGAGTTGGCGGCGCACGAGAGCCCGGGGGAGGCGACGCTGCTGGTCCTTGAGGGTCGCGTACGCGTGAGCGCCGGCGACGGGGAGTGGGAGGGCGCCGATGGTGACCTCGTCCCGATGCCGCCCTCGCGGCACAGCGTGGCAGCGCTCAGCGACGTCGTGATGCTGCTGACGGTCGTCAAGTAG
- a CDS encoding MarC family protein — translation MDVTLFVKALGGFFAIMNPFVALPMFLALTAADSPSQQRRTGVRVVLYSLVMSAVVMAAGSAILSFFGITVNDFRVAGGIVLMTISLGMLHGGSSAHEGSNSEKAEMRSRRPSAMAAAHSATGTPSTSGTATAGSDGTTAADASGQTTEGDADISFYPLTFPMMLGPGTITSIIVFTGQAGGIGGMVSVAVALLVVLAALFVVLWFAPAIGRRMSETLRTVMTRLMGMILAAISVAMIIAGLQQLIPALR, via the coding sequence ATGGACGTCACCCTGTTCGTCAAGGCGCTGGGCGGGTTCTTCGCGATCATGAACCCGTTCGTCGCGCTGCCCATGTTCCTGGCGCTGACCGCCGCCGACAGTCCATCCCAGCAGCGCCGGACCGGAGTCCGGGTGGTGCTCTACAGCCTGGTGATGAGCGCCGTCGTGATGGCCGCCGGCTCGGCGATCCTGTCGTTCTTCGGCATCACGGTGAATGATTTCCGGGTCGCCGGGGGCATCGTGCTGATGACCATCAGCCTCGGCATGCTGCACGGCGGCAGCTCGGCCCACGAGGGCTCCAACAGCGAGAAGGCCGAGATGCGAAGCCGGCGGCCGTCCGCGATGGCGGCGGCCCATTCCGCGACGGGAACGCCCTCGACATCGGGCACAGCCACAGCCGGCTCCGACGGCACTACAGCGGCCGATGCCAGCGGCCAGACAACCGAGGGCGACGCCGACATCTCGTTCTATCCACTGACGTTCCCGATGATGTTGGGACCCGGCACGATCACATCGATCATCGTGTTCACCGGTCAGGCCGGAGGCATCGGCGGCATGGTGTCCGTCGCGGTCGCGCTGCTCGTGGTGCTCGCCGCGCTCTTCGTCGTCCTCTGGTTCGCCCCGGCGATCGGCAGGCGGATGTCGGAGACGCTCCGCACGGTGATGACCCGCCTGATGGGCATGATCCTGGCCGCCATCAGCGTCGCGATGATCATCGCCGGCCTCCAGCAGCTCATCCCCGCCCTGCGCTGA
- a CDS encoding ABC1 kinase family protein, with translation MKESVLRARYRRIVWFFARVTASFIWWEIVVRRLGLGRLADRTRTRRNARTAARFRLLAIAMGGLMIKVGQFLSARLDVLPVEITQELSGLQDQVPAEDFAAIREVASAELPLPLAEHYAWFDEEPLAAASLGQVHRARLKEADAAELGFGDVVVKVQRPHIQRVIEVDLSALRRVAGWLTHYRPVASRTDVRGLVEEFATTTLAEVDYLAEASNAETFAANFAEHPQVSVPRVVWELTARRVLTLEDVSAIRIGDHDAITAAGIERGEVATVLADTYLQQIFVDGFFHADPHPGNLFVTPRPYAVAGEPDWTLTFVDFGMVGHVPDALREGLTEALIAVGTRDGARLVHSMQTLDVLLPGADLPLIERATLQVFERFGGMSMNQLRGIDHAEMMRFGLQFRELMLDLPFQLPENLLMLGRSIGILSGMCTGLDPDFNIWETITPYASELVAAEGGSAAQTVLAEAGKIFTLALGLPGRTDRVLTMAERGELSLQTPLLTRQVRRLERTINRTNGILVFAAVLVAGALVMGTDPMLGRWLMGLSVLPLVWAMVVGRRGPHGRL, from the coding sequence ATGAAGGAGTCGGTCCTGCGCGCCCGTTATCGGCGCATCGTGTGGTTCTTCGCCCGGGTGACGGCGAGCTTCATCTGGTGGGAGATCGTCGTGCGGCGGCTCGGGCTGGGGCGGCTCGCGGATCGTACGAGGACCCGGCGCAACGCCCGGACAGCCGCGCGGTTCCGGCTGCTCGCCATCGCCATGGGTGGCCTGATGATCAAGGTCGGCCAGTTCCTGTCCGCCCGCCTGGACGTCCTGCCGGTCGAGATCACCCAGGAACTGTCCGGGTTGCAGGACCAGGTGCCGGCCGAGGACTTCGCGGCCATCCGCGAGGTGGCCTCGGCCGAGCTCCCGCTGCCGCTCGCGGAGCACTACGCCTGGTTCGACGAGGAGCCGCTCGCCGCGGCCTCGCTGGGCCAGGTGCACCGGGCGCGGCTGAAAGAGGCCGACGCCGCCGAGCTGGGCTTCGGTGACGTCGTCGTCAAGGTCCAGCGCCCGCACATCCAGCGGGTGATCGAGGTCGATCTGTCCGCGCTGCGGCGCGTGGCGGGATGGCTGACGCACTACAGGCCGGTCGCCTCCCGGACCGACGTACGAGGGCTGGTCGAGGAGTTCGCCACTACCACGCTGGCGGAGGTCGACTACCTGGCGGAGGCGAGCAACGCCGAGACGTTCGCCGCCAACTTCGCCGAGCACCCCCAGGTGTCAGTGCCCCGGGTGGTCTGGGAACTCACGGCCCGCCGCGTGCTCACCCTCGAGGACGTCAGCGCGATCCGGATCGGCGACCACGACGCCATCACCGCCGCCGGCATCGAGCGCGGCGAGGTGGCCACCGTACTGGCCGACACCTACTTGCAGCAGATCTTCGTCGACGGGTTTTTCCACGCCGACCCGCACCCGGGCAACCTGTTCGTCACCCCGCGACCGTACGCAGTGGCGGGGGAGCCGGACTGGACGCTGACGTTCGTCGACTTCGGAATGGTCGGCCACGTGCCCGACGCCCTGCGGGAGGGACTGACCGAGGCGCTCATCGCCGTCGGGACGCGGGACGGCGCTCGTCTGGTGCACAGCATGCAGACCCTCGACGTACTGCTGCCCGGCGCGGACCTGCCACTGATCGAACGTGCGACGCTGCAGGTCTTCGAACGCTTCGGCGGGATGAGCATGAACCAGTTGCGCGGGATCGACCACGCGGAGATGATGCGGTTCGGCCTGCAGTTCCGTGAGCTGATGCTCGACCTGCCCTTCCAGCTGCCGGAGAACCTGCTGATGCTGGGGCGCTCGATCGGGATCCTGTCGGGGATGTGTACGGGGCTGGATCCCGACTTCAACATCTGGGAGACCATCACTCCGTACGCCAGTGAGCTCGTGGCGGCGGAGGGTGGCTCGGCCGCCCAGACGGTGCTCGCCGAGGCGGGCAAGATCTTCACGCTGGCGCTGGGCCTGCCGGGGCGTACGGATCGCGTCCTCACGATGGCCGAACGCGGCGAACTGAGCCTCCAGACGCCGCTGCTGACCCGGCAGGTGCGCCGGCTCGAGCGGACCATCAACCGCACCAACGGGATCCTCGTCTTCGCGGCCGTGCTGGTCGCCGGGGCCCTGGTGATGGGGACCGACCCGATGCTCGGCCGGTGGCTGATGGGTCTGTCGGTCCTGCCGCTGGTGTGGGCGATGGTGGTGGGGCGGCGTGGGCCACACGGGCGGCTCTGA
- a CDS encoding PadR family transcriptional regulator, protein MYRHHHPGPKGPGFQPLFDMAARWEGFAGPGPGSFPGAGRARRRGDVRSAILRLLAEEPMHGYQIIRELSDRSEGAWKASAGSVYPTLQMLADEGLVDAEESGGKKVYHLTDAGRTAAAEYEGKRAPWEDTGPLGGSPAAALNEYRQAAAHLAQAVFQVGTTGSEAQRAAAQEIMESARKQLYGILSQD, encoded by the coding sequence ATGTATCGCCATCATCACCCCGGCCCCAAGGGCCCCGGCTTCCAGCCTCTCTTCGACATGGCCGCTCGCTGGGAGGGGTTCGCCGGCCCGGGTCCGGGTTCCTTCCCCGGCGCCGGTCGCGCCCGCCGCCGCGGCGACGTCCGTTCGGCCATCCTGCGCCTGCTGGCGGAAGAGCCGATGCACGGCTACCAGATCATCCGCGAGCTCTCCGACCGCAGCGAGGGTGCCTGGAAGGCCAGCGCGGGCTCGGTGTACCCGACCCTGCAGATGCTGGCCGACGAGGGACTCGTCGACGCGGAGGAGTCGGGAGGCAAGAAGGTCTACCACCTGACCGACGCCGGTCGGACGGCCGCCGCCGAGTACGAGGGCAAGCGGGCTCCGTGGGAGGACACCGGCCCGCTCGGTGGATCCCCGGCCGCCGCGCTGAACGAGTACCGCCAGGCCGCCGCACACCTGGCCCAGGCCGTCTTCCAGGTCGGCACCACCGGGTCGGAGGCCCAGCGGGCCGCCGCACAGGAGATCATGGAGTCCGCGCGCAAGCAGCTCTACGGCATCCTCTCCCAGGACTGA
- a CDS encoding flavin-containing monooxygenase — protein MTDRQATGRTTASGRTASADHDVIIVGAGFAGIYGVHTFRDQMGLDVLGFDAADDVGGTWYWNRYPGARVDIESVHYSYSFDPQLQQEWHWTEKFAAQPEILRYLNHCADRYDVRRSFRFGTRVVAVSWDEEASHWRVTTDKGETHTARWFVSGAGTLSVPKTPEFPGIENFAGEVLLTGNWREDHDLAGKRIGIIGVGSSGIQAISTISKLAEELFVFQRTPNYATPIGNHPTDPVEEAADKARYAELRQASRNHFLGVPYADVQPSALAASPEERREVFDDRWNKGGFRFFIDSFGDILSNKEANDTAADYIREKIRQRVVDPATAELLSPTDYPYGTKRPPLEIDYYEAYNRPSTHLVDVKSNPIAAVTPTGLRLSDGTEYAFDVLILATGFDACTGPLLAMNVTGRGGVTLADEWADGPQTYLGLTMAGFPNFFAVTGPQSPSVLYNMPLAIEDHIDFIGDAIAYMKEHGHAVMEATAQAQEQWVAETNALCEFTLLPESASSWYMGANIPGKPRRVLVYLGGAPRYRAICDNVQRNDYRGFAFAATSAGLAAATSSPALDPCLMFIVEALRAQGFTGFPNAGVEGSRAAVEGFVDLQAPRKEVGAVIDRSYGADPEQHLRIFVPEGEGPFPVLVYVHGGGFVTGSIEVVDEPARDLASRAGVMVVAPTYRRAPEHRFPAAHDDAYAALAWTAANIEAYGGDPGRLGIAGDSAGGLLAAAAAIRAQQEGPELSALLLVNPLINPVADTASRREYAEGYVIELADLAWFGAQYLNGPEEVADPRLALDAADLTGLPPTLILASEYDTLRDEAEQFAEQLLAAGVETSVERFDGMTHDAFLLSGAVFRCVEQRLAAADFLRSTLVERAEEYDLQTVTA, from the coding sequence ATGACCGATCGCCAGGCCACCGGCCGTACCACCGCCTCCGGGCGCACCGCAAGCGCCGACCACGACGTCATCATCGTCGGGGCCGGCTTCGCCGGTATTTACGGCGTCCACACGTTCCGCGACCAGATGGGGCTGGACGTCCTCGGCTTCGACGCCGCCGACGACGTCGGCGGCACCTGGTACTGGAACCGCTACCCGGGTGCGCGGGTCGACATCGAGAGCGTGCACTACTCCTACTCCTTCGACCCGCAGTTGCAGCAGGAGTGGCACTGGACCGAGAAGTTCGCCGCCCAGCCGGAGATCCTGCGCTACCTCAACCACTGCGCCGACCGCTACGACGTCCGGCGCAGCTTCCGGTTCGGCACCCGCGTGGTCGCGGTGAGTTGGGACGAGGAGGCCAGTCACTGGCGCGTCACCACCGACAAGGGCGAGACGCACACCGCCCGCTGGTTCGTCTCCGGCGCGGGCACCCTCTCGGTGCCGAAGACCCCCGAGTTCCCCGGCATCGAGAACTTCGCGGGCGAGGTGCTGCTGACCGGTAACTGGCGCGAGGACCACGACCTGGCGGGCAAGCGCATCGGCATCATCGGCGTCGGTTCGTCGGGCATCCAGGCGATCAGCACGATCAGCAAGCTCGCCGAGGAACTCTTCGTCTTCCAGCGCACCCCCAACTACGCCACCCCGATCGGCAACCACCCGACCGACCCCGTCGAAGAGGCGGCGGACAAGGCGCGCTACGCCGAGCTGCGCCAGGCCTCGCGGAACCACTTCCTCGGCGTCCCGTACGCCGACGTCCAGCCGTCCGCGCTGGCGGCCTCGCCCGAGGAGCGCCGGGAAGTCTTCGACGATCGGTGGAACAAGGGCGGCTTCCGCTTCTTCATCGACTCCTTCGGGGACATCCTGAGCAACAAGGAGGCGAACGACACCGCCGCGGACTACATCCGCGAGAAGATCCGGCAGCGCGTGGTCGACCCGGCGACGGCCGAGCTGCTCTCGCCGACCGACTACCCGTACGGCACCAAGCGCCCGCCGCTGGAGATCGACTACTACGAGGCGTACAACCGCCCGTCCACCCACCTGGTGGACGTGAAGTCGAACCCGATCGCGGCCGTCACACCCACCGGCCTGCGGCTGTCCGACGGCACCGAGTACGCGTTCGACGTACTGATCCTCGCGACCGGCTTCGACGCCTGCACCGGACCGCTGCTCGCGATGAACGTCACCGGCCGCGGCGGGGTGACGCTGGCCGACGAGTGGGCTGACGGCCCGCAGACCTACCTCGGGCTGACGATGGCCGGCTTCCCGAACTTCTTCGCCGTGACCGGTCCGCAGAGCCCCTCGGTGCTCTACAACATGCCGCTGGCCATCGAGGACCACATCGACTTCATCGGCGACGCGATCGCGTACATGAAGGAGCATGGGCACGCCGTGATGGAGGCCACCGCGCAGGCCCAGGAGCAGTGGGTGGCGGAGACGAACGCGCTGTGCGAGTTCACCCTGCTCCCCGAGTCCGCCTCGTCCTGGTACATGGGTGCCAACATCCCGGGCAAGCCCCGCCGGGTGCTGGTCTACCTCGGTGGCGCCCCGCGCTACCGGGCCATCTGTGACAACGTGCAGCGCAACGACTACCGCGGCTTCGCCTTCGCCGCCACGAGCGCAGGGCTGGCGGCCGCCACCTCCTCGCCGGCGCTCGACCCCTGCCTGATGTTCATCGTGGAGGCGCTGCGGGCGCAGGGCTTCACCGGCTTCCCGAACGCCGGTGTGGAGGGCAGCCGCGCCGCCGTCGAGGGCTTCGTGGACCTGCAGGCGCCGCGCAAGGAGGTCGGGGCGGTGATCGACCGGTCGTACGGCGCTGATCCCGAGCAGCACTTGCGGATCTTCGTGCCCGAGGGCGAGGGACCGTTCCCGGTGCTGGTCTACGTGCACGGCGGCGGCTTTGTCACCGGCAGCATTGAGGTGGTCGACGAGCCGGCCCGTGACCTGGCCTCGCGGGCGGGTGTCATGGTGGTCGCCCCGACCTATCGTCGCGCTCCCGAACATCGCTTCCCGGCCGCCCACGACGACGCGTACGCCGCCCTCGCCTGGACCGCGGCCAACATCGAGGCGTACGGGGGCGACCCCGGCCGGCTCGGGATCGCCGGTGACTCCGCCGGTGGGCTGCTCGCGGCTGCCGCGGCGATCCGGGCGCAGCAGGAAGGACCGGAGCTGTCGGCCCTGTTGCTGGTGAACCCCCTGATCAACCCTGTCGCCGACACCGCATCGCGGCGGGAGTACGCCGAGGGGTACGTGATCGAACTGGCCGACCTGGCGTGGTTCGGCGCGCAGTACCTCAACGGTCCCGAGGAGGTGGCCGACCCGCGGCTCGCCCTCGACGCCGCCGACCTGACCGGTCTGCCGCCGACCCTGATCCTCGCCAGTGAGTACGACACGCTGCGCGACGAGGCCGAGCAGTTCGCCGAACAGCTCCTCGCCGCAGGGGTGGAGACGAGCGTGGAGCGCTTCGACGGGATGACCCACGACGCGTTCCTGCTCTCCGGCGCGGTGTTCCGGTGCGTGGAGCAGCGTCTCGCGGCGGCGGACTTCCTCCGCAGCACCCTGGTGGAGAGGGCCGAGGAGTACGACCTGCAGACGGTCACCGCGTGA
- a CDS encoding ATP-binding protein — MTELLAPRLTSFVGRESDVRAVADLLAGHRLVTISGPGGLGKTSLAGQVLLGESRPIAAIDLATISDGDEVAALVARVLRVAEQSARSAQDQVIGHLGERAQVLYVDNCEHVRDAVRDLVVAVLRACPNVAVLATSTVRLDVPGECLYDLAPLAVPDDSGGVDELLGSPSVRLLVDRARQLVPEFTVTAASVDDVRHLCRRLDGIPLAIELAALRLRVLSVADLNRRLDDRFAVLTGGSAQGPERHRTLRALVDWSYERCSDEERTLWARLSVFPGSFRLEAVEAVGAYGDLARERVLDVLAGLVERSIVVVERVGEQVRYRQLATLRDYGAALLAQRGETEATMAYLLDFCMTRSREMVEDWCGPEQAESLAIWRLEHPTLLAAFAWALARPAMVDAAAELFSLLRYHWIAGGQLSDGRRWADRILGLAGLSPARRGHVLAVASWVCLIQGDRDVAARHLTEAQDLAARAADPVLHAYLDSYGALLQMFGGELEQAVAGYLRCIPVFLDAGEQAAAQTALFQLAMAQTYLGRHGEALDTCRREMAIGLPRGELWDRAYAEWVTGVCEWHLGRFDRAEQAAAEALRIQRSFEDGICIALVLLLIAWIRGKQARPDEAGRAAAAAEQVWALLGTRVEAFGPHLAAEAARWTPAVRPDDRRPASSKLAAVRLGLDLLAGDADPTAAPVAIAGLSPRENEVYRRLLEGQSNKAIAEDLVVSPGRWRATSSGSSPSWACPPAPRCRPGTATTRAPGRRARCRRTRSRAGVMA; from the coding sequence ATGACCGAGTTGCTCGCCCCGCGGCTGACGAGCTTCGTCGGGCGGGAGTCGGACGTACGCGCGGTCGCCGACCTCCTCGCCGGACATCGCCTCGTGACGATCAGTGGGCCCGGCGGCCTGGGCAAGACCAGCCTGGCCGGCCAGGTCCTGCTGGGGGAGAGCCGCCCGATCGCCGCGATCGATCTCGCGACGATCAGCGACGGTGACGAGGTGGCAGCCTTGGTCGCCCGCGTCCTGCGCGTGGCGGAGCAGTCCGCGCGATCCGCCCAGGACCAGGTGATCGGCCACCTGGGCGAGCGCGCCCAGGTGCTCTACGTCGACAACTGCGAACATGTCCGCGACGCGGTCCGAGACCTCGTCGTCGCCGTGCTGCGCGCCTGCCCGAACGTGGCGGTGCTCGCCACCAGCACCGTACGACTTGACGTGCCGGGGGAGTGCCTCTACGACCTGGCACCGCTCGCGGTGCCGGACGACAGCGGCGGGGTGGACGAGCTGCTGGGGTCACCGTCCGTCCGCCTGCTCGTCGACCGGGCCCGGCAGCTGGTGCCGGAGTTCACGGTCACCGCGGCCTCCGTCGACGACGTACGGCACCTGTGCCGCCGGCTCGATGGCATCCCGCTGGCGATCGAGCTGGCGGCGCTGCGACTGAGGGTGCTGTCCGTCGCCGACCTGAACCGGCGTCTCGACGACCGGTTCGCCGTCCTCACCGGCGGCAGCGCGCAGGGGCCCGAGCGGCACCGGACGCTGCGTGCCCTGGTCGACTGGAGCTACGAGCGCTGCTCCGACGAGGAGCGGACGCTGTGGGCGCGACTGTCGGTTTTTCCCGGGTCGTTCCGACTCGAAGCCGTGGAGGCGGTGGGCGCCTACGGCGACCTGGCCCGGGAGCGGGTGCTCGACGTGCTGGCCGGGCTGGTGGAACGGTCGATCGTCGTGGTGGAGCGGGTCGGTGAGCAGGTCCGCTACCGGCAGCTCGCCACGCTGCGCGACTACGGTGCGGCGTTGCTGGCGCAGCGCGGCGAGACCGAGGCGACGATGGCCTACCTCCTCGACTTCTGCATGACCCGCAGCCGGGAGATGGTCGAGGACTGGTGCGGTCCGGAGCAGGCGGAGTCTCTGGCGATCTGGCGACTCGAACACCCGACACTGCTGGCGGCCTTCGCGTGGGCCCTGGCGCGCCCTGCGATGGTCGACGCGGCGGCGGAGCTGTTCAGCCTGCTGCGCTACCACTGGATCGCGGGCGGTCAGCTGAGCGACGGCCGGCGCTGGGCCGACCGGATCCTGGGCCTGGCGGGCCTGTCGCCCGCCCGCCGGGGTCACGTCCTGGCGGTGGCCTCCTGGGTGTGCCTGATCCAGGGCGATCGGGACGTGGCGGCCCGCCACCTGACCGAGGCCCAGGACCTCGCCGCTCGGGCGGCCGATCCGGTGCTGCACGCCTACCTCGACTCGTACGGTGCCCTGCTGCAGATGTTCGGCGGCGAGTTGGAGCAGGCCGTCGCCGGCTACCTGCGCTGCATCCCCGTCTTCCTCGACGCCGGCGAACAGGCGGCCGCACAGACCGCGCTGTTCCAGTTGGCGATGGCGCAGACCTACCTCGGACGCCACGGGGAGGCACTGGACACCTGCCGACGCGAGATGGCGATCGGCCTGCCGCGCGGCGAGCTGTGGGACCGGGCCTACGCGGAATGGGTCACCGGTGTGTGCGAGTGGCACCTGGGCCGGTTCGACCGCGCCGAGCAGGCGGCCGCGGAGGCCCTGCGGATCCAGCGGTCCTTCGAGGACGGCATCTGCATCGCGCTCGTCCTGCTGCTGATCGCGTGGATCCGCGGCAAGCAGGCCCGTCCCGACGAAGCCGGCCGGGCCGCGGCGGCCGCCGAGCAGGTGTGGGCGCTGCTCGGCACCCGGGTCGAGGCGTTCGGCCCCCACTTGGCCGCGGAAGCCGCACGCTGGACCCCCGCCGTACGCCCCGACGACCGGCGTCCCGCCTCGAGCAAGCTCGCCGCGGTGCGCTTGGGTCTCGACCTGCTGGCGGGCGACGCGGATCCCACGGCCGCTCCGGTGGCGATCGCGGGGCTCTCCCCACGGGAGAACGAGGTCTATCGGCGCCTGCTGGAGGGCCAGAGCAACAAGGCGATCGCCGAGGACCTCGTCGTGTCCCCCGGACGGTGGAGGGCCACGTCCAGCGGATCCTCACCAAGCTGGGCCTGTCCTCCCGCGCCGAGGTGCCGGCCTGGCACCGCGACCACCCGAGCGCCGGGACGACGGGCACGCTGCCGGCGGACACGTAGCCGTGCCGGGGTGATGGCGTAG